The genomic interval GAGGCTACTGCTGTAAGTTCAGCATCTTTTATAAGCGATAAATCTGTTGCAAACTGAGTTGCAATATTTCCAAGACCAATAATTCCCCATTTTATATTGTTCACTTTTTCCATTTATTCAAATTCAGCTTATTAATAAATATCTAAAAATAAGCTAAAAACTATTTTCAAAAAAAATAAAACTGTTGTAACATATATTTCATATTTTTAGCAACAAAATTGTAAATACCATATGAAAAAAGCCCTACTACTACTCTTTTTGAGCCTTTTTTTAACAAAAATGCATGCTCAAGACTATTTCCCTGTTAACGAAAGTGTACATAATAAAAGTAAAAATTACACTGTTTTTACCAATGCCACAATTTATGTTACTCCAACCCAAAAAATCGAAAAAGGAACATTACTTATTCAGGACGGAAAAGTAATTTCTGTCGGAACTAACATTACTATTCCTAAAAACAGTATTTCTATTGATCTTACAGGAAAAACTATTTACCCATCATTTATAGACATCTACACCAATTTCGGAATTGAAACTCCGAAAAGCAATCTTCCTCCAGGAAGAAACCGAAATCAAATTTACGATACTAAAAAATCTGGTTACTACTGGAACGAGAGTATTAGACCAGAAATAAATGGTTATGAAGCTTTTAAATACGATCAGCCAAAAGCAGATGAATTATTAAAAGCAGGTTTTGGAGTTGTAGGAACTCACGTTGTTGACGGAGTTGCTCAAGGAAGCGGTGTTTTGGTCGCTTTAAACAATGAAGACAAAAGCAAACAAATTATTGCTAATAAAATTACCAATCATTTTGCGTTTACAAAAAGTGCGCTGACAAGTCAAGCGTATCCAAGTTCTTTAATGGGTATGATGGCTTTATTGCGTCAAATGTATTTAGATTTGGATTGGTACAAAAAAGGAAATTCTGAAACCAAAGATTTATCATTGGAGGCGCTTGCCGCCAACGAAAAATTGATTCAGGTATTTGCCACAGAAGACAAATTAAACAGTTTAAGAGCTTCAAAAATTGCAAAAGAATTTGGACTGAACTATATCTTAAAAGGAAGCGGAAACGAATTTGAAAGAATTGAAGAAATTAAAAATACGAATGCAAAATTCATTATTCCGATAAATTTTCCTGAAGCTTACGATGTTTCAAACCCATATCTTTCTAATCAAATTGAATTAACAGATATGCGTTTTTGGAATCAGGCGCCAACTAATTTAAAAGTGCTTTCAGATAACGGAGTTGTATTTGCTCTTACGACTGATAAATTAAAAAAAATACAAGATTTTAAGCCTAATTTATTAAAAGCTATTAAATATGGTTTTGATAAAACAAAAGCTTTAGAAGCTTTAACTACAGTTCCTGCAGCACTTTTAGGAAAAAGCAACGAAGTAGGAAGTTTAAAAACAGGAAGCTTCGCTAACTTTATTATTACTTCTGGAGAAATCTTTGACGAAAAAACGGTTTTATACGAAAACTGGGTTCAAGGTTCAAAATTTATTGTGAATGATCTTAACGCTAAAGATATTCGTGGCAATTACGACTTAACAGTTGGAAAAGACACTTATAAATGGAAAATTGACGGAACTGCTGAAGCTCAAAAATCTGAGATTACAACCGCAGATTCTAAAAAAATAAAAAGCACCTTCTCAATTGCTAAAAACTGGATTACATTAGTTATTAAACCAGCTGACACGATCAAATCTAATTTTACGCGTTTAACTGGATTTATCGAAAACCAGCAGAATTTATCTGGAAAAGCGACTTTATCAAACGGAGAAGAATTGGTTTGGAATGCCGTAAAAACGAGTCCGTTTGTTGCTGTAAAAGATACTGCTAAAGTTGAAAAACCAAATCCGATAATGCCAGTAACGTATCCAAACGTGGCGTTTGGAGATACTAAAAAACAAACTGCTCAGACATTATTATTTAAAAATGCTACGGTTTGGACAAACGAAAAGGAAGGTATTTTAACAGAAAGCGATGTTTTAATAAAAAATGGAAAAATCGCTGCTGTCGGCAAAAATCTTTCTGATGCAGGCGCAACTGTTATTGATGCAAAAGGAAAACATATTACAAGCGGTATTATCGACGAACATTCACATATTGCAATTTCTAAAGGTGTTAATGAAAGCGGTCATAACTCAACTGCCGAAGTTACGATTCAAGATGTTGTAAATTCTGAAGACATTAATATTTATAGAGATTTAGCCGGTGGTGTTACGATCTCTCAATTACTGCATGGATCTGCTAATCCGATTGGAGGACGTTCTGCTATTGTAAAATGGAAATGGGGTTCTTCGCCAGAAGAAATGTTATATAAAAATCAGCCTAAATTTATCAAATTTGCTTTGGGCGAAAACGTAAAACAAGCCAATTGGGGAATTGACAATCCGACTCGTTTTCCGCAAACTAGAATGGGTGTTGAACAAGTTTTTACAGATTATTTCCAATTAGCAAAAGAATATGATGAAAATTGGAAAAAATTCAATTCAGGAAACAAAAAAGGAAAATCGCCAAGAGTAGATTTAGAATTACAGACTTTGGCAGAAATCTTAAATAAAGAACGTTTCATTACTTGTCACTCTTACATAGAATCTGAAATTTTAATGCTGATGAATGTCGCTGAAAAATTCAATTTCAGAGTCAATACATTCACTCACATTTTAGAAGGATATAAAGTTGCCGACAAAATGAAACAACATGGTGTTGGTGCTTCAACTTTCTCAGATTGGTGGGCTTACAAATTTGAAGTTAACGACGCTATTCCGTTTAACGGACCAATTATGCATAATGAAGGATTGGTTGTTGCATACAACTCTGACGATGCAGAAATGTCTAGACGTTTAAATCAAGAAGCTGCAAAAGCGGTAAAATATGGAAATGTGTCTGAAGAAGATGCTTGGAAATTTGTTACGCTGAATCCAGCCAAATTGTTACATATTGATGACAAAGTAGGAAGTTTAAAAGTAGGCAAAGATGCAGATGTTGTTTTATGGAGCGAAAATCCATTATCTATTTATGCTAAAGCTGAAAAAACGATTATTGAAGGTGTAATTTATTTTGACATCGAAAAAGACGCAGAAAAACAAACGGCGATTACAAAGGAAAGAAATGAATTGATTGGACAAATGCTGCAAGAAAAGAATAAAGGAAACAGCACGCAGCAACCAACTAGAAAAGAGAAAAAAGAATACCACTGCGACACATTGGAGCAATGGTAAGAACTTTAGAAAATTCATTAATGATTAAAAGAGAAATGATGACACATAAAAATATATTTAAGCTGTTTTTGTTATTCTGCGCTTCAACACAACTGAATGCACAGCAGATACCAGCTCCAAAACAAACCAAATCGGTTTTAATTTTAAACGCTACTGCGCATATAGGAAACGGAACCGTTATTGAAAATAGCGCAATCGGATTTAAAGACGGAAAACTAACATTAGTCGCCGATGCATCGACCATAAGATTGGCAGACAATGCATACGATACCACAATTAATGCTACCGGAAAACATGTTTATCCAGGTTTTATTGCACCAAATTCAACGCTTGGTTTAGTAGAAATTGATGCCGTAAAAGCTTCAAATGATGATGAAGAAATTGGCAGTTTTAATCCGAATGTGAGAAGTATTATTGCTTATAATTCTGAATCTAAAGTAGTAGAAACTGTTCGCCCAAATGGTGTTTTGATTGCGCAGGTTACTCCGAGAGGCGGTAGAATTTCTGGAACATCATCTGTTGTACAATTGGATGCATGGAGCTGGCAAGATGCTATTTTGAAAGAGAATGACGGAATTCATCTGAACTTTCCATCTAGTTTTAGAAGAACTGGAAACTGGTTTGAACCAGGAATTATTGAAGCCAACAAAGATTATCCAAAACAGTCTGAAGAAATTAATGCATTTTTCGTTAATGCCAAAACTTACAATCAAGCTGTTTCTAAAGAAAGAAATATTGTTCTGGAAGCCACAAAAGGATTGTTTGACGGAACTCTGACCTTATATATTCATGCAGATGAAGAAAAACAGATTGTAGACGCTATTCAATTAGCATCCGAAAATGGCATTAAAAAAATTGTTATTGTTGGTGGTTTTGAAGCTTACAAAGCTGCTTCAACTTTACAGAAATATAATATTGGTGTATTATTAAGACGTGTTCACGATATGCCAACTAGCGCAGATCAAGATGTTAATTTACCTTATAAAATGGCTAAAATATTAAGCGACAAAGGTATTCTTGTAGGCTTAGAGAACAGCGGCGATAACGAACGTATGGGCGCTAGAAATCTTCCGTTCTTGGCTGGAACTTGTGCTACTTTTGGTTTAGACAAAGAAAAAGCAGTTCAATTAATAACCTCAAACACAGCTAAATTATTAGGAATTGATGCTACTTGCGGTACTTTGGAAACTGGAAAAGACGCTACGTTATTTATTTCTGAAGGTGACGCGCTAGATATGAGAACAAACAAACTTAATACAGCGTTTATTCAAGGAAGAAATATCAATCTAGAAACTTTTCAAGTAAAGCTTAACAATAAATTCAAAGCAAAATACAACCAGAAATAGTTTCCAATTTAAAATCATAAAAATGGCATCAGACGATTATTCGTTTGATGCCATTTTCTTTTAAAAAAATA from Flavobacterium sp. YJ01 carries:
- a CDS encoding amidohydrolase family protein — its product is MKKALLLLFLSLFLTKMHAQDYFPVNESVHNKSKNYTVFTNATIYVTPTQKIEKGTLLIQDGKVISVGTNITIPKNSISIDLTGKTIYPSFIDIYTNFGIETPKSNLPPGRNRNQIYDTKKSGYYWNESIRPEINGYEAFKYDQPKADELLKAGFGVVGTHVVDGVAQGSGVLVALNNEDKSKQIIANKITNHFAFTKSALTSQAYPSSLMGMMALLRQMYLDLDWYKKGNSETKDLSLEALAANEKLIQVFATEDKLNSLRASKIAKEFGLNYILKGSGNEFERIEEIKNTNAKFIIPINFPEAYDVSNPYLSNQIELTDMRFWNQAPTNLKVLSDNGVVFALTTDKLKKIQDFKPNLLKAIKYGFDKTKALEALTTVPAALLGKSNEVGSLKTGSFANFIITSGEIFDEKTVLYENWVQGSKFIVNDLNAKDIRGNYDLTVGKDTYKWKIDGTAEAQKSEITTADSKKIKSTFSIAKNWITLVIKPADTIKSNFTRLTGFIENQQNLSGKATLSNGEELVWNAVKTSPFVAVKDTAKVEKPNPIMPVTYPNVAFGDTKKQTAQTLLFKNATVWTNEKEGILTESDVLIKNGKIAAVGKNLSDAGATVIDAKGKHITSGIIDEHSHIAISKGVNESGHNSTAEVTIQDVVNSEDINIYRDLAGGVTISQLLHGSANPIGGRSAIVKWKWGSSPEEMLYKNQPKFIKFALGENVKQANWGIDNPTRFPQTRMGVEQVFTDYFQLAKEYDENWKKFNSGNKKGKSPRVDLELQTLAEILNKERFITCHSYIESEILMLMNVAEKFNFRVNTFTHILEGYKVADKMKQHGVGASTFSDWWAYKFEVNDAIPFNGPIMHNEGLVVAYNSDDAEMSRRLNQEAAKAVKYGNVSEEDAWKFVTLNPAKLLHIDDKVGSLKVGKDADVVLWSENPLSIYAKAEKTIIEGVIYFDIEKDAEKQTAITKERNELIGQMLQEKNKGNSTQQPTRKEKKEYHCDTLEQW
- a CDS encoding amidohydrolase family protein, whose product is MTHKNIFKLFLLFCASTQLNAQQIPAPKQTKSVLILNATAHIGNGTVIENSAIGFKDGKLTLVADASTIRLADNAYDTTINATGKHVYPGFIAPNSTLGLVEIDAVKASNDDEEIGSFNPNVRSIIAYNSESKVVETVRPNGVLIAQVTPRGGRISGTSSVVQLDAWSWQDAILKENDGIHLNFPSSFRRTGNWFEPGIIEANKDYPKQSEEINAFFVNAKTYNQAVSKERNIVLEATKGLFDGTLTLYIHADEEKQIVDAIQLASENGIKKIVIVGGFEAYKAASTLQKYNIGVLLRRVHDMPTSADQDVNLPYKMAKILSDKGILVGLENSGDNERMGARNLPFLAGTCATFGLDKEKAVQLITSNTAKLLGIDATCGTLETGKDATLFISEGDALDMRTNKLNTAFIQGRNINLETFQVKLNNKFKAKYNQK